The genome window AAACATAAACCAAATGAAGATTTGCGAAAACGAGATTTTGAAGACAATGTTATTGATGTCGAAGTAATCGAAAAAAGAGACTAAATTGAAAAGTAATTTTTGGAAAAGGTTTAAAAGAAATCATAGAGCAACTTTTTCACTCTACATTTTTCTAGGAATTTTCACAATTTCACTTTTCTCAAACTTTATTGCCAATGAAAAACCCATACTCGTAATTTATAAAGAAAAGATATATTTTCCAATATTTTTCGACTATTTTGAAACAGAGTTTGGTGGAGATTTTGAAACTTTTGCCGACTACAAAGATATTTATATTTCAGACAAAATTTTAGAAAACGGTGAAATCTTTTGGACACCAATCCATTTTAGCTACAACACAATAAATTACGAATTGGAATCTCCTGCACCATCTCCGCCAACCGCCGAAAATATTTTAGGAACAGATGATCAGGGTCGGGATATTTTGTCAAGAATTTTATACGGTCTCCGAATTTCTATAATTTTTGGACTTTTGCTAACTATTTTTTCAACAATTATTGCAATTTTTATCGGCGGAATTCAGGGATATTACGGCGGAAATATTGATCTGTTTGGTCAGCGATTTATTGAAATTTGGGCAGGATTACCGCTACTTTTTTTAATAATAATTCTTTCGGAATTTATTACACCGAATTTTTGGACACTTCTAGGAATTATGTTGCTTTTTTCATGGATTCCAGTTTCTTCGCTTGTCCGAACAGAATTTTTGAGAGTTCGGAATTTTGAGTTTGTCATCGCTTCAAAAGTTCTTGGGGCTTCAGATTTTTGGATTATCCGAAAACACATGATTCCAAACGGAATTGTTGCGACGGTAACATATTTGCCATTTATTCTTGTGAGTTCGATTGTTACTTTGACTTCTCTTGATTTTTTGGGTTTTGGTCTTTCGGTCGAGTCGGCATCACTTGGAGAAATGTTGAGTCAAGCAAAAAATAATTTACATGCTCCATGGATTGGAATTACAATTTTTCTGACACTCTCAATATTATTAACATCGCTTGTTTTTATTGGTGAGGGAATTCGTGACGGTTTTGATAGTAAAAAGTAGGTCTTGA of Thiovulum sp. ES contains these proteins:
- a CDS encoding ABC-type uncharacterized transport system, permease component (PFAM: Binding-protein-dependent transport system inner membrane component) translates to MKSNFWKRFKRNHRATFSLYIFLGIFTISLFSNFIANEKPILVIYKEKIYFPIFFDYFETEFGGDFETFADYKDIYISDKILENGEIFWTPIHFSYNTINYELESPAPSPPTAENILGTDDQGRDILSRILYGLRISIIFGLLLTIFSTIIAIFIGGIQGYYGGNIDLFGQRFIEIWAGLPLLFLIIILSEFITPNFWTLLGIMLLFSWIPVSSLVRTEFLRVRNFEFVIASKVLGASDFWIIRKHMIPNGIVATVTYLPFILVSSIVTLTSLDFLGFGLSVESASLGEMLSQAKNNLHAPWIGITIFLTLSILLTSLVFIGEGIRDGFDSKK